The Thermodesulfobacteriota bacterium genome includes the window CAACAACTTCGTCAGGACCGTAATGCGCCTGGCCGGGGAACGGGAGGAGCTCGGCGTGGTCTTCGACCAGGTCGGCACCCCAACCTATACGGCCGACCTGGCGAAAGCGGTGGCGGCCCTTATGGAGGCCGGACGGCCGGGCACCTACCACTTCTCCAACGAGGGGGTGGCGAGCTGGTACGACTTCGCCCATGAGATAGTAGGACGCATGAAGGAGAAGGGCTCCGTCCCCTTGAAGCTAAGGACGCTAAAACCCATACTGACCGAAGAGTACCCGACACCGGCCCGGAGGCCAAACTACACGGTGATGCATAAGGGGAAGTACAAAAAAACCACCGGCAGAGAGGTCCCGCACTGGAAGGACGCCCTCAAGAGGTTTATGGACACGCTGTGAGGTATACGGAAAGATGATAGACGGGGTAATAATA containing:
- a CDS encoding sugar nucleotide-binding protein, which produces NNFVRTVMRLAGEREELGVVFDQVGTPTYTADLAKAVAALMEAGRPGTYHFSNEGVASWYDFAHEIVGRMKEKGSVPLKLRTLKPILTEEYPTPARRPNYTVMHKGKYKKTTGREVPHWKDALKRFMDTL